The proteins below are encoded in one region of Segatella copri:
- a CDS encoding heavy metal-binding domain-containing protein, with protein sequence MILSTTPTIEGHPIREYRGVVTGETIIGTNFVKDFFASVRDVIGGRSGSYESTLREAKDTALREMADRAASLGCNAIVGIDLDYETVGKSGSMLMVTCSGTAVII encoded by the coding sequence ATGATTTTAAGTACCACTCCAACCATAGAAGGGCACCCTATCCGTGAATACCGTGGCGTAGTGACCGGCGAAACCATCATCGGTACCAACTTTGTAAAGGATTTCTTTGCCAGTGTCCGTGATGTAATCGGCGGCAGAAGCGGTTCTTACGAAAGCACCCTCCGCGAGGCTAAGGATACAGCCCTCAGAGAGATGGCCGACCGTGCCGCATCCCTGGGCTGCAACGCCATCGTGGGCATCGACCTGGATTACGAAACCGTAGGAAAAAGCGGCTCCATGCTGATGGTAACATGCAGCGGAACGGCGGTGATTATCTAA
- a CDS encoding ATP-binding protein, translating to MASKRYPLGIQTFSEIVKGNYFYADKTAIVYQLAHYAKFHFLSRPRRFGKSLFVSTLQAYFEGKKELFKGLAIEQMEKEWTAYPVIHLDLSCGKYYSLENTYSILNGILEVEEKKYGLKVNPIDEKSFGGRLKNILLAAAAQTGKQAVVLIDEYDAPMHDSVSDEDLQKTIRNIMRDFFSPLKQQEGNIRFVFITGISKFSQLSIFSELNNLKILTLKDEYSSCCGITKSELTQYFHEGIEEMAEHNGLTYEETLQQLKQHYDGYHFSINSEDIFNPYSIINALDDKEFNSYWFTSGTPTFLIELMQQKNLDMMDLNDIWARAKRFDVPTETITDPVPVLFQSGYLTIKGYDKQLGMYYLSFPNQEVRQGFSESLCQYYTPSEVGELDAIVYAYKKNVLINDDMGAFMPHLKAFYDKFPYTIINNNERHYQAVIFTIFTMLGEDVKVEHTTSDGRIDLVLKTDKSIFIFELKYKKSADIAMAQISDKNYAKAFADDGRKVVKVGINFSENQRSIEDWVIE from the coding sequence ATGGCTTCAAAGAGATATCCTTTGGGAATACAAACGTTCTCCGAAATCGTGAAGGGGAATTACTTCTATGCTGACAAGACGGCTATCGTCTATCAGTTGGCTCATTATGCCAAATTTCATTTTCTGAGTCGCCCACGTCGATTCGGAAAATCCTTGTTTGTATCTACCCTCCAGGCTTATTTCGAGGGTAAGAAAGAACTGTTTAAGGGCCTTGCCATTGAACAGATGGAGAAGGAATGGACGGCATATCCTGTCATCCACCTGGATCTGAGCTGTGGTAAATATTATAGTTTGGAGAATACATATTCAATTCTAAACGGAATACTAGAAGTAGAAGAGAAAAAATATGGTTTAAAAGTTAATCCAATAGATGAGAAGTCTTTTGGAGGTCGTCTTAAGAACATCTTGCTTGCAGCAGCTGCTCAAACAGGTAAACAAGCAGTTGTTCTCATCGATGAATATGATGCTCCAATGCATGATTCTGTCAGTGACGAAGACTTGCAGAAAACCATCCGCAATATTATGCGAGATTTCTTCAGCCCCTTGAAGCAGCAAGAGGGAAACATCCGCTTTGTATTCATCACAGGCATCTCCAAGTTTAGTCAGCTCAGCATCTTTAGTGAATTGAACAATCTCAAGATTCTCACGTTGAAGGATGAATACAGTAGCTGTTGTGGTATAACCAAGAGTGAATTGACTCAGTATTTCCATGAGGGAATCGAGGAGATGGCTGAGCATAATGGACTCACTTATGAGGAGACCTTGCAGCAACTCAAGCAGCATTATGATGGCTACCACTTCAGTATCAATAGCGAGGATATCTTCAATCCTTACAGCATTATCAATGCTTTGGACGATAAGGAGTTTAATAGCTATTGGTTTACATCTGGTACGCCTACGTTCCTGATAGAACTGATGCAGCAGAAGAATTTGGATATGATGGACTTAAATGATATCTGGGCTAGAGCTAAACGCTTCGATGTTCCTACTGAGACGATTACTGACCCTGTGCCAGTCCTTTTCCAAAGTGGGTATCTTACGATTAAGGGATATGACAAGCAGTTAGGTATGTATTACCTTAGTTTTCCTAATCAAGAAGTTAGACAAGGTTTTTCGGAAAGCCTTTGCCAATATTATACCCCTTCAGAGGTAGGCGAACTTGATGCTATCGTATATGCTTATAAAAAGAATGTGCTCATCAATGACGACATGGGAGCCTTTATGCCTCATTTGAAGGCATTCTATGATAAGTTCCCATATACGATTATCAACAATAATGAGCGTCACTATCAAGCCGTGATATTCACCATCTTCACCATGCTTGGCGAAGATGTGAAGGTGGAGCATACCACTTCGGATGGAAGAATAGACCTTGTGCTCAAGACGGATAAGAGTATCTTTATCTTTGAGTTGAAATATAAGAAGTCTGCCGACATCGCCATGGCGCAAATCAGCGATAAGAACTATGCCAAGGCTTTTGCCGATGATGGGCGAAAGGTTGTGAAAGTGGGTATTAACTTCTCGGAAAACCAGCGAAGTATAGAGGATTGGGTGATAGAATAA
- a CDS encoding type II toxin-antitoxin system HipA family toxin — protein MVNTLRVMLWDEEIGRLAWDNRRRLSYFTYNPEFLKQGIDVSPLQAPVRGIRAMTPVWGEDAKMYQKLPAFLADSLPDAWGNQLFELWRIQNHIPNADITPLDKLSFIGKRGMGALEFLPEVAKTDKAEMIDVKSLADLAERIFIERENAHIMPEESITMQSLLTVGTSAGGRQPKAIIAINKTTGEIRSGQVAGLQDYDYYILKFGDTKYSSAEIEMTYYEMAIKSGIDMMPSRLYEIDGNRNFITKRFDRDGERKLHTQTLAAISPEADSYEGLIAVCRKLHLPDTDCQEVFRRLVFNVLSNNTDDHTKNFSFVMDEAGIWRLSPAYDLTYIIDTGGYLPNTGHCMYVRSKLHHISYDDAILFAKDNGIRRADAIIREVADSLRQFRDIAKRNEVQDRWISSIESAINAHLVSWGLEDKDNSSASFEIDGKSCTDVRIEQAYKGNFHLYASIDGRECKFIIGKNKPEYATIQETGLSNLPESMLRDLVAKYLLR, from the coding sequence ATGGTAAATACTTTGAGAGTAATGCTTTGGGACGAAGAAATCGGTCGCTTGGCATGGGACAATCGCCGCAGGTTATCGTACTTTACATATAATCCTGAGTTCTTGAAGCAGGGAATTGATGTTTCTCCTCTTCAAGCTCCTGTGCGTGGTATTCGTGCAATGACACCCGTGTGGGGAGAGGATGCCAAAATGTACCAGAAACTTCCTGCATTTCTGGCAGATTCGTTGCCGGATGCCTGGGGTAATCAGCTTTTCGAGCTTTGGCGAATTCAAAATCATATTCCAAATGCTGATATAACTCCGTTGGATAAACTTTCTTTTATCGGTAAGCGAGGCATGGGTGCATTGGAATTCTTACCAGAGGTGGCAAAGACGGATAAGGCTGAAATGATAGATGTCAAGTCGTTGGCAGACTTGGCTGAGCGCATTTTCATCGAGCGTGAAAATGCCCATATCATGCCAGAGGAATCTATCACGATGCAGTCCTTGCTTACGGTGGGAACATCGGCTGGTGGACGCCAACCTAAGGCTATCATTGCCATCAATAAAACTACGGGGGAGATACGAAGCGGTCAGGTGGCTGGGCTGCAGGATTATGATTATTACATATTGAAATTTGGCGATACGAAATATAGTTCTGCCGAGATAGAGATGACCTATTACGAGATGGCCATCAAGTCGGGAATAGATATGATGCCATCCCGACTATATGAGATAGATGGAAACAGGAATTTCATAACGAAGCGTTTCGATCGTGATGGTGAGAGAAAGTTGCATACGCAGACCCTTGCTGCGATTTCTCCGGAAGCCGATAGCTATGAGGGACTTATTGCTGTCTGCAGAAAATTACATTTGCCGGATACAGATTGCCAGGAAGTATTTCGCAGACTTGTGTTCAATGTACTTTCCAACAATACGGATGACCATACAAAGAATTTCTCTTTTGTGATGGACGAGGCGGGGATTTGGCGTTTGTCACCAGCCTACGACCTCACTTATATTATAGATACAGGAGGCTATTTACCTAATACGGGTCATTGTATGTATGTAAGGTCTAAGCTGCATCATATTTCTTACGATGATGCCATTCTGTTTGCCAAGGACAATGGCATTCGGCGTGCTGATGCAATCATTAGGGAAGTAGCTGATTCTCTGCGGCAATTCCGTGACATAGCCAAGCGAAATGAGGTTCAGGACAGATGGATCAGTTCCATAGAGTCAGCGATAAATGCTCATCTCGTATCATGGGGATTGGAGGATAAAGACAACAGTTCTGCTTCTTTTGAGATAGATGGCAAAAGTTGTACTGATGTTCGCATAGAGCAGGCTTACAAAGGCAACTTCCATTTGTATGCAAGCATAGATGGGCGAGAGTGTAAGTTTATTATCGGAAAGAACAAGCCCGAATATGCTACGATTCAAGAGACGGGATTGTCGAATCTTCCGGAGTCGATGCTTAGAGATTTGGTTGCGAAATATCTGCTGAGATAG
- a CDS encoding helix-turn-helix domain-containing protein has translation MADLYEYSTPELVRLLGVRFKEYRMRCNLTQKEVAELTGLGLTTIHKFENGTAGNLSLSTFLLLLKVVGQIDAINDVLPELPPSPYLMRKDEKKAQRIRHTK, from the coding sequence ATGGCAGATTTATATGAATATTCTACTCCTGAGTTGGTACGTTTACTGGGAGTAAGATTCAAGGAATATAGAATGAGATGCAATCTCACCCAGAAAGAGGTTGCCGAGCTTACTGGGCTTGGCTTGACCACCATCCACAAGTTTGAGAATGGTACAGCGGGCAATCTTTCGCTTTCCACTTTTCTCCTCTTACTGAAGGTGGTAGGGCAGATTGATGCCATCAATGATGTGCTTCCAGAACTTCCTCCATCTCCTTATCTGATGAGAAAGGATGAGAAGAAGGCACAGAGAATTCGTCATACTAAATAA
- a CDS encoding alpha-amylase family glycosyl hydrolase: protein MKEKVIIYQVLPRLFGNQNTTCKENGTIEENGCGKLNNFSDEVLARIHDMGFTHIWYTGVIRHATQTNYSSYGIPTQHAEVVKGKAGSPYAITDYYDIDPDLAVNVSMRMKEWEQLIERTHKAGMKVIMDFVPNHVAREYHSICKPTGVRDLGEDDDPNMHFSTRNNFYYAWGDLDLNEIRQSKPEFKAFSAKDAKIYEPYTESPARATGNDRFDNHPGCNDWYETVKLNYGVDYCDAGGRSYHYEPVPNTWGKMTDILLFWASKGVDGFRCDMAEMVPTAFWSYATGILKAKYPHIVVIGEVYDPNQYRNYVKAGFDYLYDKVGMYDCLRGVVRGERPAASITHEWQVVDDIRDHMLYFLENHDEQRIASDFFCGSAMKAIPAAAMSLFFQKNPFMLYSGQEFGEKGMDEEGFSGTDGRTTIFDYWSPETLAHAYQDSSDSALSQEQKYLAATYRQLLRFANEEKAIREGETFDLMYVNPGSENFDPRTNFAFLRKKDDEAMLIVLNFAQEARQLQVCIPGHAFDFFHIAEEEVLVTELFSGGKKKVELKKDGVFPISMDANGVRIYKFNVKMEESDIILNEHHKEEFPPAHTAEHLLNQLMVRLFGCERSRNAHIERKKSKMTFLVDHKPTRQEEKEIETEMNRLIELDMPVTYEFVDRDHIPANVKLDRLPDDASETLRLVRIGDYDVCPCIGKHVRSTAQIGKFVLLGTNWDEHAHSLRIRFKIVQ from the coding sequence ATGAAGGAAAAAGTTATTATATACCAGGTTCTCCCACGACTCTTCGGAAACCAGAATACAACCTGTAAGGAAAATGGTACCATCGAAGAGAATGGTTGCGGAAAGCTGAATAATTTCTCAGATGAAGTTCTGGCTCGCATCCACGATATGGGATTTACACATATTTGGTATACCGGTGTGATTCGTCATGCCACTCAGACAAACTACTCTTCTTATGGAATTCCTACTCAGCATGCAGAGGTAGTGAAGGGAAAAGCAGGTTCGCCATATGCTATTACCGACTACTATGATATCGATCCAGACTTGGCTGTGAATGTCAGTATGAGAATGAAAGAGTGGGAGCAGCTGATAGAACGTACTCACAAGGCAGGTATGAAAGTAATCATGGATTTCGTTCCGAACCATGTAGCCCGAGAGTATCATTCCATTTGCAAACCAACAGGTGTACGGGATTTGGGAGAAGATGATGATCCGAACATGCACTTCTCTACCAGGAATAATTTCTATTATGCATGGGGCGATTTGGATTTGAATGAAATCCGTCAGTCCAAACCAGAGTTCAAGGCTTTTTCTGCGAAAGATGCCAAGATTTATGAACCTTATACCGAGAGCCCAGCCAGAGCTACAGGAAACGACCGGTTTGATAACCATCCTGGCTGTAACGACTGGTATGAGACCGTGAAACTCAATTACGGTGTAGATTACTGTGATGCAGGAGGCAGAAGCTATCATTATGAACCAGTGCCAAACACATGGGGCAAGATGACAGATATCCTCCTCTTCTGGGCAAGCAAGGGTGTTGATGGCTTCCGCTGTGATATGGCAGAAATGGTGCCAACGGCCTTCTGGTCATACGCTACAGGAATATTGAAGGCGAAGTATCCTCACATCGTGGTTATCGGCGAGGTTTATGATCCTAACCAGTACCGCAACTATGTAAAGGCTGGTTTCGATTATCTTTATGACAAGGTAGGAATGTATGATTGCCTGCGTGGCGTGGTTCGTGGTGAGCGTCCGGCAGCCAGTATCACTCACGAGTGGCAGGTAGTGGATGATATCCGCGATCACATGCTCTATTTCCTTGAGAATCATGATGAGCAGCGCATCGCCAGCGATTTCTTCTGTGGCTCAGCCATGAAGGCGATTCCTGCGGCAGCCATGAGTCTCTTCTTCCAGAAGAATCCTTTCATGCTTTACAGCGGTCAGGAATTCGGCGAGAAGGGAATGGATGAGGAAGGATTCAGCGGCACGGATGGCCGTACCACGATATTCGACTATTGGAGTCCGGAAACTCTGGCACATGCCTATCAGGATTCATCTGACTCGGCATTGAGTCAAGAGCAGAAATATCTGGCAGCCACTTATCGTCAGCTTCTTCGCTTCGCCAATGAAGAGAAAGCCATCCGCGAGGGTGAGACCTTCGATTTGATGTATGTGAATCCGGGTTCTGAGAATTTCGATCCCCGTACCAATTTCGCCTTCCTTCGCAAGAAGGATGATGAAGCCATGCTCATCGTACTTAACTTTGCTCAGGAGGCGCGCCAGCTACAGGTTTGCATCCCTGGTCATGCTTTTGATTTCTTTCATATTGCTGAAGAGGAGGTGCTGGTAACAGAACTGTTCTCGGGTGGTAAGAAGAAGGTTGAGTTGAAGAAGGATGGCGTATTCCCGATATCAATGGATGCTAACGGAGTAAGAATCTATAAATTCAATGTCAAGATGGAGGAAAGTGATATCATATTGAATGAGCATCATAAGGAGGAATTCCCTCCTGCTCATACGGCTGAGCATCTGCTCAATCAGTTGATGGTTCGCCTGTTTGGCTGTGAGCGCAGCCGCAATGCACATATTGAGCGAAAGAAGAGTAAGATGACTTTCTTAGTCGATCACAAGCCTACCCGCCAGGAGGAGAAGGAGATTGAGACGGAAATGAATCGTCTGATAGAGCTTGATATGCCTGTTACTTACGAGTTTGTGGATCGTGACCATATTCCGGCTAACGTCAAGTTAGACCGTCTGCCGGATGATGCGAGCGAGACCTTGCGTCTGGTTCGTATCGGTGATTATGATGTTTGTCCATGTATCGGCAAGCATGTCCGTTCTACCGCCCAGATTGGCAAGTTCGTACTGTTGGGTACCAATTGGGATGAGCATGCGCATTCTTTGCGTATCCGCTTCAAGATTGTTCAGTAA
- the fabD gene encoding ACP S-malonyltransferase, with amino-acid sequence MKAFVFPGQGSQFVGMGKDLYDNNALAKELFDKADEILGFKITDIMFAGTDDQLKETKVTQPAVFLHSVISALCLGEEFKPAMVAGHSLGEFSALVAAGAMAFEDGLKLVAARANAMQKACEANPGTMAAIIGLPDEKVEEICAEVSTEGNVVVAANYNCPGQLVISGNVDAINAACEKLKAAGAKRALPLKVGGAFHSPLMQPAKDELQAAIEKTTFSAPKCPVYQNVDGKPHTDPAEIQQNLIAQLTSSVRWTSSVQAMIADGADDFTECGPGKALQGMIGRIDKNVAAHGIA; translated from the coding sequence ATGAAAGCATTTGTTTTCCCTGGACAGGGTTCTCAGTTCGTAGGTATGGGTAAGGATCTCTACGATAACAACGCATTGGCAAAAGAACTTTTTGATAAGGCCGACGAGATTCTCGGCTTCAAGATTACTGATATCATGTTCGCCGGAACCGACGATCAGTTGAAGGAAACCAAGGTTACCCAGCCTGCTGTATTCCTCCATTCTGTTATCTCTGCTCTTTGCCTGGGTGAGGAATTCAAGCCAGCTATGGTTGCTGGTCACTCTCTCGGTGAGTTCTCTGCATTGGTTGCTGCCGGTGCTATGGCTTTCGAGGATGGTTTGAAACTCGTTGCTGCCCGTGCCAACGCTATGCAGAAGGCTTGCGAGGCTAACCCTGGTACCATGGCTGCCATCATCGGTTTGCCAGATGAGAAGGTTGAGGAAATCTGCGCTGAGGTAAGCACAGAAGGCAACGTGGTAGTTGCTGCTAACTACAACTGCCCTGGTCAGCTCGTTATCTCTGGTAACGTAGATGCTATCAATGCTGCTTGCGAGAAGCTGAAGGCTGCCGGTGCTAAGCGTGCATTGCCTTTGAAGGTTGGTGGTGCTTTCCACTCTCCATTGATGCAGCCAGCTAAGGATGAACTTCAGGCTGCCATCGAGAAGACTACATTCTCTGCTCCTAAGTGCCCGGTTTACCAGAATGTAGACGGTAAGCCTCATACTGATCCAGCTGAGATTCAGCAGAACCTCATCGCACAGCTTACAAGTTCTGTACGTTGGACTTCATCTGTACAGGCTATGATTGCTGATGGTGCTGATGACTTCACAGAGTGTGGTCCTGGCAAGGCATTGCAGGGTATGATTGGCCGCATCGACAAGAATGTTGCCGCTCATGGTATTGCTTAA
- the rplI gene encoding 50S ribosomal protein L9, protein MEIILKQDIIGLGYKNDIVNVKSGYGRNFLIPTGKAVIASPSAKKQLAEDLKQQAHKLEAIKAEAVKKGEALEGIVLTIAAKVSATGQLYGSVNAATVAEELAKKGIEVDRKIITMKDAKKVGEYEATVHYHKEVEVKVPVNVVAENAPVAAPAAEEAPVEAPAEAAAEEEAPAAE, encoded by the coding sequence ATGGAAATTATTTTGAAGCAAGATATTATCGGTCTTGGATATAAGAACGATATCGTAAATGTAAAGAGTGGTTATGGTCGTAACTTCCTTATCCCTACAGGTAAGGCTGTTATCGCATCTCCATCTGCTAAGAAGCAGTTGGCTGAGGATTTGAAGCAGCAGGCTCACAAGCTTGAGGCTATCAAGGCTGAGGCTGTTAAGAAGGGCGAGGCTCTCGAGGGCATTGTTCTTACTATTGCTGCTAAGGTGAGCGCTACTGGTCAGCTCTATGGCTCAGTTAACGCTGCAACTGTTGCTGAGGAACTCGCTAAGAAGGGCATCGAGGTTGATCGCAAGATCATCACTATGAAGGATGCTAAGAAGGTTGGTGAGTACGAGGCTACTGTACACTACCACAAGGAGGTTGAGGTTAAGGTTCCAGTTAACGTTGTTGCTGAGAACGCTCCTGTTGCAGCTCCTGCTGCTGAGGAGGCTCCAGTTGAGGCACCTGCTGAGGCTGCAGCTGAGGAAGAGGCTCCAGCAGCTGAATAA
- the rpsR gene encoding 30S ribosomal protein S18, whose protein sequence is MADQKSEIRYLTAPSIDTKKKKYCRFKKSGIKYIDYKDPEFLKKFLNEQGKILPRRITGTSLKYQRRVAQAVKRARQIALLPYVTDLMK, encoded by the coding sequence ATGGCAGATCAGAAATCAGAAATCCGTTATTTGACTGCTCCTTCTATCGACACAAAGAAGAAGAAGTATTGCCGTTTCAAGAAGAGCGGTATTAAGTACATCGACTACAAGGATCCAGAGTTCTTGAAGAAGTTCTTGAACGAGCAGGGTAAAATCCTTCCACGTCGTATCACAGGTACATCTTTGAAGTATCAGCGCCGTGTAGCACAGGCTGTAAAGCGTGCTCGCCAGATCGCTTTGCTTCCTTACGTAACCGATTTGATGAAGTAA
- the rpsF gene encoding 30S ribosomal protein S6 produces the protein MNQYETVFILTPVLSDEQMKETVAKFEKVLTDNGAEILNKEAWGLKKLAYNIEKKTSGFYSLVEFKAEPTVIAKLETAYRRDEKVIRYMTVKLDKYAAAYAEKRRAKLGKKEEA, from the coding sequence ATGAATCAATACGAAACCGTTTTCATTTTGACTCCCGTTTTGTCTGATGAACAGATGAAGGAAACGGTCGCTAAGTTCGAGAAGGTACTCACCGATAATGGTGCTGAGATTCTGAACAAAGAGGCTTGGGGTTTGAAGAAGTTGGCTTACAACATCGAGAAGAAGACATCAGGCTTCTACAGCTTGGTTGAGTTCAAGGCTGAGCCAACTGTTATCGCTAAGCTCGAAACAGCTTATCGCCGCGACGAGAAAGTAATTCGTTACATGACTGTTAAACTTGACAAGTATGCTGCCGCTTACGCAGAGAAGCGTCGTGCAAAGCTTGGTAAAAAAGAGGAGGCTTAA
- the rprY gene encoding response regulator transcription factor RprY, whose amino-acid sequence MEEKIKILLCEDDENLGMLLREYLQAKGFTTVLCPDGEVGYKEFNKNKFDIAVLDVMMPKKDGFTLAQEIRQTNADLPIIFLTAKTLKEDILEGFKIGADDYITKPFSMEELVFRVEAILRRVRGKKSKESTMYHIGDFTFDTQKQLLTIGDKQTKLTTKENELLALLCAHSNEILQRDFALKTIWIDDNYFNARSMDVYITKLRKHLKDDPQIEIINIHGKGYKLIVPNED is encoded by the coding sequence ATGGAAGAGAAAATTAAAATCTTGCTTTGCGAGGACGATGAAAATTTAGGTATGTTGCTTCGCGAATATTTGCAGGCAAAGGGATTTACCACAGTTCTGTGCCCTGATGGCGAGGTAGGTTATAAGGAATTCAATAAGAATAAGTTTGATATTGCAGTACTCGACGTGATGATGCCAAAGAAGGACGGCTTTACCCTGGCACAGGAAATTCGCCAGACCAATGCCGACCTCCCAATCATCTTCCTTACTGCTAAGACATTGAAGGAAGATATCCTTGAAGGTTTCAAAATTGGTGCTGATGATTATATCACCAAACCTTTCTCTATGGAAGAATTGGTATTCCGTGTAGAGGCTATTCTCCGCCGCGTACGTGGCAAGAAGAGCAAGGAGTCTACCATGTATCACATTGGTGACTTTACCTTCGATACACAGAAGCAGCTTCTTACCATTGGTGACAAGCAGACCAAACTTACCACCAAGGAGAATGAACTTCTTGCTTTGCTCTGTGCTCACTCTAATGAGATTCTGCAGCGTGATTTTGCTCTGAAGACCATCTGGATTGATGACAATTACTTCAATGCACGCTCAATGGATGTTTATATCACCAAACTCCGTAAGCATTTGAAGGACGATCCTCAGATTGAAATCATCAATATCCATGGTAAGGGATACAAACTGATAGTTCCTAACGAAGATTAA
- a CDS encoding sensor histidine kinase: MKKKTIWTIAIIMGFSFLALLYLQLSYIQEMVNMKKEQFDESVNRALYQASRNLELNETLRYLEKNVNETERKANKDKNKGTAVYSTFELKTNATHPGNMPKAMILRSDKNSLTETQKSLQEIVKNRYVYQKALLDEVVYSILYSASDKPLKERINFKQLDQDLKAEMMNNGINIPYHFTVTTQDGREVYRCPDYTDEGEEYSYSQVLFRNDPQSKMGVVRVHFPDMNSYIFSSVRFMIPSVIFTLVLLITFIFTIVVIFRQKRYTEIKNDFINNMTHELKTPIASISLAAQMLNDTSVAKSEQMQKHLGNVINDESKRLRFLVEKVLQMSMFDRKKAVFKKKELDLNEMVENIANSFSLRVEHTGGKVYTDIEAIDSGLYVDEVHFQNVIFNLMDNAVKYRKPDEPLNITMKTWNDEEHLYLSITDTGLGMKKENLKKIFDKFYRVHTGNVHDVKGFGLGLAYVKKIVDLHDGEIKVDSELGKGTTFTIKLPVIHS, encoded by the coding sequence ATGAAGAAGAAAACGATTTGGACCATAGCCATTATCATGGGCTTTTCGTTCCTTGCGCTGCTTTACTTGCAGCTCAGTTACATCCAGGAGATGGTAAACATGAAGAAGGAACAGTTTGACGAGTCGGTCAACAGAGCCCTGTATCAAGCTTCAAGAAATTTGGAGCTTAATGAAACTCTGCGCTATCTCGAAAAGAATGTCAACGAGACAGAACGTAAGGCCAATAAAGATAAGAACAAGGGAACGGCAGTTTATTCAACTTTCGAGCTGAAGACAAATGCCACACATCCTGGCAATATGCCGAAGGCGATGATACTGCGTAGCGATAAGAATTCGCTGACAGAAACACAGAAGTCGCTTCAGGAAATCGTGAAGAACCGCTATGTCTATCAGAAAGCGTTGCTGGATGAGGTGGTATATTCTATCCTTTATTCGGCATCAGACAAGCCGCTGAAGGAGAGAATCAACTTCAAGCAGCTCGATCAGGACCTCAAGGCTGAGATGATGAATAATGGTATCAACATACCTTATCATTTCACCGTGACTACCCAGGATGGACGAGAGGTTTACCGCTGTCCTGACTATACGGACGAGGGTGAGGAATACAGCTACTCACAGGTGCTCTTCCGCAACGACCCACAGTCGAAGATGGGTGTAGTAAGGGTACATTTTCCGGATATGAACAGCTATATCTTCTCCAGTGTGCGCTTCATGATTCCTAGTGTCATCTTCACGCTGGTACTGCTGATTACTTTCATCTTTACCATTGTGGTTATCTTCAGACAAAAGAGATATACTGAGATAAAGAACGACTTCATCAATAATATGACCCACGAACTGAAGACGCCGATAGCCAGTATCAGTCTGGCAGCGCAGATGCTCAATGATACTTCGGTGGCAAAGAGCGAACAGATGCAGAAACATCTGGGTAACGTGATCAACGATGAATCGAAGCGTCTTCGTTTTCTGGTAGAAAAGGTATTGCAGATGAGTATGTTCGACCGCAAAAAGGCGGTGTTCAAGAAGAAAGAACTCGATCTGAACGAGATGGTTGAGAATATTGCCAATTCCTTCTCGCTCCGCGTTGAGCATACTGGTGGTAAGGTCTATACCGATATCGAAGCCATCGATTCGGGACTATATGTTGACGAGGTGCATTTCCAGAATGTCATCTTCAATCTGATGGACAATGCTGTGAAATATCGCAAGCCGGACGAGCCGCTAAACATTACGATGAAGACCTGGAATGATGAAGAACATCTGTATCTCTCGATTACGGATACCGGTCTGGGTATGAAGAAGGAGAATCTGAAGAAGATATTCGACAAGTTCTACCGCGTACATACGGGCAATGTCCATGATGTGAAGGGATTCGGACTGGGACTGGCTTATGTCAAGAAGATAGTAGATCTTCATGATGGTGAAATTAAGGTAGACAGCGAATTGGGAAAGGGCACAACCTTTACCATCAAGTTGCCGGTGATTCACAGTTAA